In Saccharomyces eubayanus strain FM1318 chromosome X, whole genome shotgun sequence, the genomic window CTGAATACAGGATGGACACAAACAGGCTCGAGAAAATATCTTCGGATCGCTCTACGTCGTCTGATCCGAAGCAAATACTGAGAAAAGCATCTACCGGTAGCTCAAATGATCCAGGCGCTATAACACCATTCTCTACAGTCGTACCTGCTATAAGTGCGTCAAACGCTTCCGTTGCTGACACAAATGAATCATCACGCCCGATCTTAATGTTGAGTAATTCTCTTGTTATAGATGTCGATCCCGCCGGCAAATCTTCCAAACAAGAATCATGTACTGTACACTATGATAGAGTTCATAATCCCgatcattgttttcataTCAGATTAGAGTGGTTAACTACGACCCCTAAATTGATTGATGACTTAGTGGGGAACTGGTCCAGGCTGTGTGAAAGGTATGGTTTGAAAATGATCGAAATACCTTGGGAAGAACTTTGTACAATCCCATCTGTTAATCCATTCCActcttttgttgaaattaaGCTAGCTATCAATCCTTGGGAAGATCCTGAGTTCAAAGATAGAGAGCTTTTTGCTAAAAGtaaattttattatcatGTTTATCTTCTGAAGGCATCAGGATTTTTATTAGATAACAGGGCATCCAAGTTTCTACAAAGCCAAGATATAGAATTTGATATCATGTATTCATGGGGGAAACCGCAGTTCAAGTACGTTCAATATATCCATCATACTGGTGCTTACGTTGCAGAACTACGAGAAAATGGTTGCCTCTTTTTAGCCCCTAACAATGTTTATATTTCTAGGGTGAATCCGGGAAACATAATTGGGAAAATCCATTCTTCCTCAAGCTCTGCATTAGATGCTCAAAAAGTGATCCttgatttcaaatcaaCTTGCTTAGATTACCAGAAACTAAGAtcaattttcttggatGCAAAGGAAACGTGGATTACAGGAAAGATCGTAGAGGAATAGGTAGCCCATAGTATTAATAAGCCTAACCAAGtaaataatattcaatagGATAACCAAGTGTATTATCTATTTATagatatagatatatatatatatatctatatacgCTCATTTGCGGATCTAAAGTCTTTGCGCAATTTTGATGACATCACCCAAGACACCAGCAGCAGTGACAGCAGCACCTGCACCAGCACCTTGAATGACGACTGGATTAGTGTAACGCTTAGTCTTGATGGAAATAACATTATCAGAACCCTTCAATGATGCAAATGGATGAGAGTAAtcgtatttttcaattccaaCAGAGACAGATTTGGTGGCGACATCAACTTTACCAATAAATCTCAATACTTTGTTTTCAGCTGCggcttctttcttcaattgagTCAAATCATCGTCATAATCGGATAACCTTTCCATAAATTCGTCGACAGATTTAACAGATTCTAATGGTTTAGGAATCAAAGATTGAACTGGGAAAGAAGTTGGGGATTCAACTTCGACGCCAGATATTCTACCGACAATTGTGACCTTTCTAGCAACGTCCAAACCGTTCAAATCGTCTCTTGGATCTGGTTCGGTGTAACCTAATTTCTTAGCAACCTTGACAACATCAGAAAATTTGACGTCGTTAGCTTCGCTAGTGGAGAATTCGTTAAAAATGTAAGATAGAGTACCAGAAAAGATACCTTCAATTTTCTCTACCTCATCACCAGTTTGAACGATTTCTCTCAAAAAGCTGATAATAGGTAAACCAGCACCAACGGTGGCTTCATGGTATACTAAACCGTTGGTTGGCTTATTGGAGAAAAGAGCCTTCCAGGTAGCCAAATCAGAGGAAAAAGCCTTCTTGTTTGGTGTAGCAATGGAAATACCGTTTTCAACAAACTTGGTGTAGAAACCAGCAATGTAAGCACTGGAAGTGTTATCAACTAAAATCACTGGCTTAGGAGAAGTCTTTAAATGAGCAATCAAATCGTCCAATGGCAAAGTCTTGTCGCTGGCAGCGGCCAATGCCGATTTCCAGTCAGAGCCGACGTTCAATGGAGAAAAGTCCTTAGAGATCAAGGAACGTTCAGCTTCGGCCAAAAGGACCAAATTGTAAGTGATGGTAGACTTCATAGCCAACAATTGGTCCAAAAGAGATGAACCCACCACACCGGCACCGATAACGGCAACATTAACAACTTTAGtagacatttttttttctttcttggttAATTATACTAGCACTACTTACTTACAACGTCCTGTATATGCAGCTAAAAAGATTGACCTCGATAAACGTCTATCATTAATTGGAGTATTACATATtctatatacatttttttcatccaTCAACTAGCCCACTAGGACacttttccttcaaatttAGTCATATACACATCCGTGCACCGCTAGGCAACAGTGGGCGAAGTTCACGTGATCTTGTCCACTAATAGTTTGATTCTATCGAAGACTTCCTTCTTGGTGACACGCTTCTTCACGGCACTCGACTTGGAGGTGGAATCTGGAGTGCCTTTGGATGCAATAGAACCCGCAGATGATGGTATTGGCGTGTTCTCTTCATTATCGTTTGCGGGGGATTGATTCTGTTGAGCTAGAGGATAATAGAGATACTCGAAATAAATACCCAGGCAAACACTGTCGAAGGCAATTCCGCTATGCCCCTTCTTCAGTTGGAATGCGAGTTTTAGTCCGGAAACTATTTCTTCCGGATGCTTGCTCTGGTCGAATATCTGATTCAACTGCTCActgattttcaaaaaatcttgatAGTCAAGTGTGGGGAGGATCTGCTCCACATAACTTTTGTCTTGTAACTGTAGTTTTATTTTAGCACTTTGCGTATACACGCTAATGGCGCGTTCTAAAAGTTCATTTATGTTAACTGTTCCAGAACCAAAACGtcttagtttttttataacAAGGCCAGTAGTATTGAAGTCTTTCATGGCAAAAAGCAAGTCcaaatacaaaaccaaATACTGGTATGTGTAGATAAAATGCTTTCCTGGCCTCTCAAAATCTGGCTTCCATATGTTGACCAAGTTTTTGTTTACGCTTTTTGCCGATATCAAACTATCCATCTCTTTCAGAGCCCCGTCCACATCaccaaaatcatcaaacaATATGCGTGCAACTCTGTAACGAGGTCTATGctgccatttttttttatctacAGATAATAAATGGTGAAGTAGTTTCATGATCTTGTCAAAAAACACCTTTTTTTGATAGTCCCCCGCTAGGCCTTCATCATTAACCCAAAATTCCTCTTgctcttgaaaaaactggttATCTTTAGATAATAGCGCTAAAGCCTCATTGACATTTATGATGCCTTGTTTTATCCATTTATAGCAAGAATTCACTAATAAGTAGTGCGGTTCGATGATTGGATCTTTAACGGGTGATGACTCATGTGCTATTTGGCAactttttaaaatataGTTCGAGATTAGTTTACAGTTATTCC contains:
- the HOM6 gene encoding homoserine dehydrogenase gives rise to the protein MSTKVVNVAVIGAGVVGSSLLDQLLAMKSTITYNLVLLAEAERSLISKDFSPLNVGSDWKSALAAASDKTLPLDDLIAHLKTSPKPVILVDNTSSAYIAGFYTKFVENGISIATPNKKAFSSDLATWKALFSNKPTNGLVYHEATVGAGLPIISFLREIVQTGDEVEKIEGIFSGTLSYIFNEFSTSEANDVKFSDVVKVAKKLGYTEPDPRDDLNGLDVARKVTIVGRISGVEVESPTSFPVQSLIPKPLESVKSVDEFMERLSDYDDDLTQLKKEAAAENKVLRFIGKVDVATKSVSVGIEKYDYSHPFASLKGSDNVISIKTKRYTNPVVIQGAGAGAAVTAAGVLGDVIKIAQRL